Proteins encoded together in one Diceros bicornis minor isolate mBicDic1 chromosome 18, mDicBic1.mat.cur, whole genome shotgun sequence window:
- the ST6GALNAC1 gene encoding alpha-N-acetylgalactosaminide alpha-2,6-sialyltransferase 1, translating to MTGCLRRLCRLGQAVQRLLLLAVLIFFLFTLPSFVKEPSTKPARHQYIQNIKERSPELLQKSASQAPTMGRRTAVRVESVQEKSTLDTHPKATAHTADKSERAEAGKAAVEERGRVPSTARTALLKSQERKDTVVDTLSPRSQDEGMASNRTETLRLKSQDTRTTKERGDQMEKATATRRAPVKPQGKVATTAKILVPESQAKVLTTTAAGSTRRMKGATTAPVPPKERTRATPPSALFQSPTTQRGQRLKAVNFKSEPRWDFEETYSLDVGGLQTTCPDSLKVKASKSLWLQNLFLPNLTLFLDSRRFNQSEWERLEHFAPPFGFMELNHSLVQKVVTRFPPVLQQQLLLASLPPGSSRCISCAVVGNGGILNNSRMGQEIDSHDHVFRLSGAVIKGYEQDVGTRTSFYGFTAFSLTQSLLILGNRGFQHAPLGKDVRYLHFLEGTRDYEWLEALLLNQTLVKKNLFWFRHRPQEAFQEDLQLDRYLLLHPDLIRYMKNRFLRSKTLNTAHWRIYRPTTGALLLLTALQLCDQVSAYGFITEGHERFSDHYYDKSWKPTIFYINHDFKLERTVWKRLHDEGIIRLYQRPVTSKPKI from the exons ATGACAGGCTGCCTGCGGAGACTCTGTCGTCTGGGCCAGGCTGTCCAGCGGCTCCTGCTTTTGGCTGTGTTGATCTTCTTCCTCTTCACCCTGCCCTCCTTTGTTAAGGAACCCAGTACAAAGCCTGCCAG GCAtcaatatatacagaacattaaaGAACGGTCCCCAGAGTTGCTACAAAAGTCCGCGTCCCAGGCACCCACAATGGGAAGGAGAACCGCCGTCCGTGTGGAGTCAGTGCAAGAGAAGAGCACGTTGGACACGCACCCCAAGGCCACGGCCCACACCGCTGACAAGAGTGAGAGAGCAGAGGCCGGCAAGGCCGCAGTGGAGGAGCGGggcagagtgcccagcacagcaaggACCGCGTTACTgaagagtcaggagaggaagGACACCGTGGTGGACACGCTGTCCCCGAGAAGTCAAGATGAGGGGATGGCCTCTAACAGGACAGAGACACTGAGGCTGAAGAGTCAGGACACGAGGACAACCAAAGAAAGGGGGGACCAGATGGAGAAGGCAACAGCCACAAGGAGGGCACCAGTGAAGCCTCAGGGCAAAGTAGCAACCACAGCAAAGATACTCGTCCCGGAAAGTCAGGCCAAGGTGCTGACCACCACAGCAGCAGGGTCAACGAGGAGAATGAAAGGAGCAACCACAGCGCCTGTCCCACCCAAGGAGAGAACCCGGGCCACCCcgccctctgcccttttccagagccccactacacagagaggccAAAGACTGAAGGCCGTCAACTTCAAGTCTGAGCCTCGCTGGGATTTTGAGGAAACATATAGCTTGGACGTGGGGGGCCTACAGACG ACCTGCCCTGACTCCCTGAAGGTCAAAGCCTCCAAGTCGCTCTGGCTCCAGAATCTCTTTCTGCCCAACCTCACCCTCTTCCTGGACTCCAGACGCTTCAACCAGAGTGAGTGGGAACGCCTGGAACACTTTGCACCGCCCTTCGGCTTCATGGAGCTCAACCACTCCT TGGTGCAGAAGGTCGTGACACGCTTCCCTCCAGTGCTCCAGCAGCAGCTGCTCCTGGCCAGCCTTCCTCCTGGGAGCTCCCGGTGCATCAGCTGTGCCGTGGTGGGCAACGGGGGCATCCTGAACAACTCCCGCATGGGCCAAGAGATAGACAGCCATGACCACGTGTTCCG GTTGAGCGGAGCTGTCATTAAGGGCTACGAACAGGACGTGGGCACTCGGACATCTTTCTACGGCTTTACTGCCTTCTCCCTGACCCAGTCACTCCTCATATTGGGCAATCGGGGCTTCCAGCATGCGCCTCTGGGGAAG GACGTCCGCTACCTGCACTTCCTGGAAGGCACCCGGGACTATGAGTGGCTGGAAGCACTGCTCCTGAATCAGACCCTGGTGAAAAAGAACCTTTTCTGGTTCAG GCACAGGCCCCAGGAAGCTTTTCAGGAAGACTTGCAGTTGGACAGATACCTGTTGCTGCACCCAGACTTGATCCGATACATGAAGAACAG GTTTTTGAGGTCTAAGACCCTGAACACTGCCCACTGGAGAATATACCGCCCCACCACTGGAGCCCTCCTGCTGCTCACTGCCCTTCAGCTCTGTGACCAG GTGAGCGCCTATGGCTTCATCACCGAGGGCCACGAGCGCTTCTCTGACCACTACTACGACAAGTCATGGAAACCAACTATCTTTTACATCAACCATGACTTCAAGTTGGAGAGAACAGTCTGGAAGCGGCTACATGATGAAGGTATAATCCGGCTGTACCAGCGTCCTGTAACTTCCAAGCCTAAGATCTGA